The following are encoded together in the Conger conger chromosome 11, fConCon1.1, whole genome shotgun sequence genome:
- the LOC133141313 gene encoding hyaluronan and proteoglycan link protein 1-like → MITLISIALLSLSLADSWPSPVYVSDEPHLTVVASQPKVITFRGGNATLPCRLDRDIEDAFGGSTMRIKWTKLSPDFSKEIDVLVSMGFHKKMYNGYNGRVHLQESDENDASLVFTEVRLEDVGKYKCEVIDGMDDATDVVSLELTGVVFPYSPRLGRYNLNYHDAEAACLEQDSVVANFDQLYEAWKGGFDWCNAGWLNDGSVQYPITTPRGPCGGNNTVPGLRNYGLRDKTKSRYDVFCFTSNFKGRFYYLNNGFNMTKFTYDEAAQACENDGSQIAKVGQMFAAWKLLGFDRCDAGWLADGSVRYPISNPRRRCSPTEAAVRFIGFPDKKHKLFGVYCFQAFD, encoded by the exons atgatCACCCTGATATCCATCGCTTTGCTTTCCCTGAGCCTGGCCGACAGCTGGCCGAGTCCAGTCTACGTTTCAG ATGAACCCCACCTCACTGTAGTTGCGAGCCAGCCCAAAGTCATCACATTCCGAGGTGGCAATGCCACCTTGCCCTGCAGGCTGGACCGTGACATCGAGGACGCCTTCGGCGGCAGCACCATGAGGATCAAGTGGACCAAGCTCTCGCCGGACTTCTCTAAAGAGATCGACGTGCTGGTGTCCATGGGCTTCCACAAGAAGATGTACAACGGTTACAACGGCCGCGTGCACCTGCAGGAGTCCGACGAGAACGACGCCTCTCTGGTCTTCACCGAGGTCAGGCTGGAGGACGTCGGAAAATACAAGTGCGAGGTCATCGACGGGATGGATGACGCTACTGATGTGGTGTCCCTTGAGCTCACAG GTGTAGTCTTCCCTTACTCCCCACGACTGGGCCGCTACAACCTGAACTACCATGACGCTGAGGCGGCCTGTCTGGAGCAAGACTCTGTGGTGGCCAACTTCGACCAGCTGTATGAGGCCTGGAAGGGCGGCTTcgactggtgcaatgcaggCTGGCTGAATGACGGCTCCGTGCAGTACCCCATCACCACCCCACGTGGACCTTGTGGAGGCAACAACACCGTCCCCGGCCTGAGGAACTACGGCCTGCGTGACAAGACCAAGAGCCGCTACGATGTCTTCTGCTTCACCTCCAACTTCAAAg GGCGGTTCTACTACTTGAACAACGGCTTCAACATGACAAAGTTCACATACGACGAGGCTGCCCAGGCATGTGAGAATGATGGTTCTCAGATCGCCAAGGTGGGGCAGATGTTCGCCGCGTGGAAGCTCCTGGGCTTCGACAGATGCGACGCAGGCTGGTTGGCTGACGGCAGTGTGCGTTACCCCATCTCCAACCCCAGGAGGCGCTGCAGCCCTACCGAGGCAGCTGTCCGCTTCATCGGCTTCCCAGACAAGAAGCATAAGCTGTTCGGTGTCTACTGCTTCCAGGCCTTCGACTGA